The Methanobrevibacter sp. sequence TTTAAATATTCAGACCTTCCAGAAGAATATGAACGTTATGTTCAGTTTAAAGCAACTATTGATAAAAGAGAAATTAAACCTAATGATGAAATTGCAATTTTAAACATTGCAGGTACTACTACTCATCATGTATTATTCTTAGATTCTTACAAAAGCACTAGTGAAATTGAAAATGAATTAAAAGACGCTGATGCAAAAATCAATCATACTACTTTAAAAATCTTAGGTGGACATTTATGAGTTTGCCATCTGAACAAAATTGGTTAGTTCTTAATAATCTATTAAAAGATTTAACTAAAAGGGGACATGAAATCCCTTCTGGAATTAACCCTGAGATGGGATTAATTAGGTCTTCAATTAGTTCATATCATAGAGATCCTACCCATCCAGAATTGATTAATGGTTTGGCAAAAGCAGAAATGTCTTTAAATAATATTCAAGGGACTCTTTTAACAATAGCGGAAGAAAAAGAAGGCGAAGAGTATGCTGATTATTGGCTTGACTTATTAAAGCAGGTCATGCAAGGTAAAAAAGTATTTGAGTTTGCAGATTCTCGATCAAAATTTTTAGTAAATGCACCTCCAGGTTTGACAACTGGTAGGATTAACTTAAAAGTGCCTTTAGCTGAAGAAAGAGTTCAAGAAATTGCAGAGTGGCACGGACTTATCATAGAATTTAATGATGATGTGACTGTTGAATTACATGGTGATAAAGAAGATCTCAAAATTGGACTAAAAGAAATGGGATCATTCTTTTTAGAACAATGATTAAAGGTGGTAATATGGTTAAAATATTAGCTATTAGTGATGTTCATGGAGAAGAAAATGAAAATCTATATACCTATTTAAATAATAATGATGTGGATTTGGTTTTAATTTTAGGGGATATTACTGATTTCGGACCTCTTGAATTTGTTGAAACTTTTATTAATAAAGTAGCAGATTGCGGAGTGGACGTAATTGCAATTCCAGGTAATTGTGACCCTAATGGAATTTGTAATGCAATTAATGATGTTTCCTTCTGTCTTCATAATAATATTATCGCATATGGTGATGCTATATTATTTGGTTTTGGTGGATCTAATCCGACCCCATTTGATACACCTGGTGAAATGGATGATGATAAGATATATAGGCAAGTTTATGATTTATTAGCTAATTATGATTATGTTTATAATTCTGATGTGCCTAAAGTAAAAATCTTAGTTACTCATGCACCTCCATTCAATACTGCAGCAGATAGAGTTGAAAATGGAGAACATGTAGGCAGTCCGGGAATTTTAAAATCCATTCACGAATTTGAACCTCAAATCAATTTATGTGGACATATTCACGAAGCAAAATCTTTAAGTAAAATTGGAAAAACTACTGATGTGGCAAACCCTGGAATGCTTAAAGACAATGGTGCTGTTTTAATTGATGTTAAAGACGGCTCAAATTATGATATAGATATTATTTCATTAGAATAATTTCAATTATTCTCTATTTTTTTCTATTTTTGTTTATTTTTGTTCAAAATCAAATAACAACTTTTATTTAATATTAATTTTAGATAATTATTTAGTAATTTTAAATGTGATATTATGATTTGGGTTACTGGTGATGTAGATGGCAAAATGTATAAAGAGCCCTTTTCTAAAGGAATCATGTCCCGTTCTCTTAATGTAGCAGATATCGGAACAGAAAGGGCATATGATATTGCTAGTGATATTGAAGCTGATTTGATTAGGAGCAATGTTACTGAAATTTCAAATTCAGATTTGGCTGATGTTGTTTTGAATCATTTAGGGAATATTGATCCTAAAATTGCTGTAAAATATCAACATTGGCGATCTTTAAGAACATCCAAAAAACCTTTAATCATATTAATTGG is a genomic window containing:
- a CDS encoding DUF2096 domain-containing protein, whose product is MSLPSEQNWLVLNNLLKDLTKRGHEIPSGINPEMGLIRSSISSYHRDPTHPELINGLAKAEMSLNNIQGTLLTIAEEKEGEEYADYWLDLLKQVMQGKKVFEFADSRSKFLVNAPPGLTTGRINLKVPLAEERVQEIAEWHGLIIEFNDDVTVELHGDKEDLKIGLKEMGSFFLEQ
- a CDS encoding DUF749 domain-containing protein; its protein translation is MFVATLDGIFKYSDLPEEYERYVQFKATIDKREIKPNDEIAILNIAGTTTHHVLFLDSYKSTSEIENELKDADAKINHTTLKILGGHL
- a CDS encoding metallophosphoesterase gives rise to the protein MVKILAISDVHGEENENLYTYLNNNDVDLVLILGDITDFGPLEFVETFINKVADCGVDVIAIPGNCDPNGICNAINDVSFCLHNNIIAYGDAILFGFGGSNPTPFDTPGEMDDDKIYRQVYDLLANYDYVYNSDVPKVKILVTHAPPFNTAADRVENGEHVGSPGILKSIHEFEPQINLCGHIHEAKSLSKIGKTTDVANPGMLKDNGAVLIDVKDGSNYDIDIISLE